One genomic window of Geodermatophilus sp. DSM 44513 includes the following:
- a CDS encoding mechanosensitive ion channel family protein has product MEPLDPLLTWLAGRGLEIVLLVLGSVLLARFVSWVGDKITDRIDARATGGDALVRSEAAKHRHSLTQVITWTLIVLVYAVAVFAVLDRAGIPVGGLVAPATVLGVGLGFGAQRVVGDVLAGFFIITERQYGFGDVVSIQVVGGVEPADGTIEDVTLRITRLRSANGEVVTLPNGQIVKVTNLSRDWARAVVDVPVPTSSDVTRVNELLRQVGAEAFRDPALRPLLLDPPSVMGVETIDLEQVNVRMVARTLPGKQFDVGRDLRARVVTAFRREGLNVPAHSAVSHPAEAPAPSADGVR; this is encoded by the coding sequence ATGGAACCCCTGGACCCACTGCTGACCTGGCTCGCCGGGCGCGGCCTGGAGATCGTCCTGCTCGTGCTCGGGTCGGTGCTGCTGGCCCGGTTCGTCTCCTGGGTCGGCGACAAGATCACCGACCGGATCGACGCCCGCGCCACCGGCGGGGACGCGCTGGTGCGCTCCGAGGCGGCCAAGCACCGGCACTCCCTGACCCAGGTGATCACCTGGACGCTGATCGTGCTGGTCTACGCGGTCGCGGTGTTCGCCGTCCTGGACCGGGCGGGCATCCCGGTCGGCGGGCTGGTGGCGCCGGCGACCGTGCTGGGTGTCGGACTGGGCTTCGGGGCGCAACGGGTCGTCGGCGACGTGCTGGCCGGCTTCTTCATCATCACCGAGCGGCAGTACGGGTTCGGTGACGTGGTGAGCATCCAGGTGGTCGGCGGCGTGGAGCCGGCCGACGGCACGATCGAGGACGTGACGCTGCGGATCACCCGGCTGCGCTCGGCCAACGGCGAGGTGGTCACGCTGCCGAACGGGCAGATCGTGAAGGTCACCAACCTCTCCCGGGACTGGGCGCGCGCCGTGGTCGACGTCCCGGTGCCGACCAGCAGCGACGTCACCCGGGTCAACGAGCTCCTCCGGCAGGTCGGCGCGGAGGCCTTCCGCGACCCGGCGCTGCGCCCGCTGCTTCTGGACCCGCCCAGCGTCATGGGGGTCGAGACGATCGACCTGGAGCAGGTGAACGTCCGGATGGTGGCCCGCACGCTGCCGGGCAAGCAGTTCGACGTCGGCCGCGACCTGCGGGCGCGCGTGGTCACGGCCTTCCGCCGGGAGGGCCTGAACGTGCCGGCGCACTCGGCGGTCTCGCACCCGGCGGAGGCACCCGCGCCGTCGGCGGACGGTGTGCGGTGA
- a CDS encoding zinc-binding dehydrogenase, protein MRALVFDTFGGPLTVQDVPTPDPAPGGVVLRVGATGVCRSDWHAWQGHDPDVVLPHVPGHELAGTVAAVGAGVRRWRAGDRVTVPFVNACGRCAQCAAGQHQVCTRQTQPGSTHWGSMAEYVALDAADVNLVALPDGLTDATAAALGCRVATAFRAVVHVARVRPGEWVAVHGCGGVGLSAVQVAVAAGARVLAVDVSPAARHLAADLGAEHVLDGPAAIAELTGGGAHVSLDAVGAVATCEDSVRCLRPRGRHVQVGLLPPAQGRPAVPMDLVVARELQVLGSHGMAAHAYPELLGLVAAGRLRPQALVTRELALDEAGAALAVVGRAPGIAVVTRF, encoded by the coding sequence GTGCGCGCACTCGTCTTCGACACCTTCGGCGGCCCGCTGACCGTTCAGGACGTCCCCACCCCCGACCCGGCCCCCGGCGGGGTGGTGCTCCGGGTGGGCGCCACCGGCGTGTGCCGCAGCGACTGGCACGCCTGGCAGGGGCACGACCCGGACGTCGTCCTGCCGCACGTGCCCGGCCACGAGCTGGCCGGCACCGTCGCCGCGGTCGGGGCCGGCGTCCGGCGCTGGCGGGCCGGTGACCGGGTCACCGTGCCGTTCGTCAACGCCTGCGGCCGCTGCGCGCAGTGCGCGGCCGGGCAGCACCAGGTGTGCACCCGGCAGACCCAGCCCGGGTCCACCCACTGGGGTTCGATGGCCGAGTACGTCGCGCTGGACGCCGCCGACGTGAACCTCGTCGCGCTGCCCGACGGGCTGACCGACGCCACCGCCGCCGCGCTGGGCTGCCGCGTCGCCACCGCGTTCCGGGCAGTGGTGCACGTGGCCCGTGTGCGGCCCGGCGAGTGGGTGGCCGTGCACGGCTGCGGCGGGGTCGGCCTGTCGGCGGTGCAGGTCGCGGTGGCCGCCGGCGCCCGGGTCCTCGCCGTCGACGTCTCCCCGGCGGCCCGGCATCTGGCCGCCGACCTGGGCGCCGAGCACGTCCTCGACGGGCCGGCCGCGATCGCGGAGCTGACCGGCGGCGGCGCGCACGTGTCCCTCGACGCCGTCGGCGCCGTGGCCACCTGCGAGGACTCCGTCCGGTGCCTGCGGCCGCGCGGCCGGCACGTGCAGGTCGGCCTGCTGCCGCCCGCGCAGGGCCGCCCGGCGGTGCCGATGGACCTGGTCGTCGCCCGGGAGCTGCAGGTGCTGGGCAGCCACGGCATGGCCGCGCACGCCTACCCCGAGCTGCTCGGCCTGGTCGCCGCCGGGCGGCTGCGCCCCCAGGCGCTGGTCACCCGCGAGCTGGCCCTCGACGAGGCCGGCGCCGCGCTGGCCGTGGTCGGCCGCGCACCCGGCATCGCCGTGGTCACCCGCTTCTGA
- a CDS encoding bifunctional o-acetylhomoserine/o-acetylserine sulfhydrylase: protein MSDPQGWSFETRQIHAGTAPDPTTGARALPIYATTAYQFRDTQHAADLFSLAEMGNIYTRIMNPTQDALEQRVASLEGGVAALAVASGQSATTLALLNVAEAGDHVVASASLYGGTYNLLHHSLPKLGVTVSFVEDPDDPENWQSLVRENTRAFYGESIGNPKGDVLDIETVAGVAHRNGVPLIVDNTVATPYLLRPLEHGADVVVHSATKYLGGHGTVIAGVIVDGGRFDWRSGRFSGFTEPDPTYHGVVYADLGAPAFALKARVQLLRDLGPALSPFNAFLIVQGIETLSLRMERHVANAQRVAEFLEAHDEVDRVNYPGLPSSPWHAAQQKYAPRGTGAVLTFDLHGGVEAGKRFVEALELHSHVANIGDVRSLVIHPASTTHSQLTPDEQLTTGVTPGLVRLAVGLEGIDDILADLEAGFRAAKGA, encoded by the coding sequence ATGAGCGACCCCCAGGGCTGGAGCTTCGAGACCCGGCAGATCCACGCCGGCACCGCCCCTGACCCCACGACCGGCGCCCGGGCCCTGCCCATCTACGCCACGACGGCCTACCAGTTCCGCGACACCCAGCACGCCGCCGACCTGTTCTCCCTGGCGGAGATGGGCAACATCTACACGCGGATCATGAACCCGACGCAGGACGCGCTGGAGCAGCGGGTCGCGTCGCTGGAGGGCGGCGTCGCCGCGCTCGCCGTGGCCAGCGGGCAGTCGGCGACGACCCTCGCGCTGCTCAACGTCGCCGAGGCCGGCGACCACGTCGTCGCGTCGGCCTCGCTGTACGGCGGCACGTACAACCTGCTGCACCACTCGCTGCCGAAGCTCGGTGTCACGGTGTCCTTCGTCGAGGACCCCGACGACCCGGAGAACTGGCAGTCCCTGGTGCGGGAGAACACCCGGGCCTTCTACGGCGAGTCGATCGGCAACCCGAAGGGCGACGTCCTCGACATCGAGACCGTCGCCGGGGTGGCGCACCGCAACGGCGTCCCGCTCATCGTGGACAACACCGTGGCCACCCCCTACCTCCTCCGGCCGCTGGAGCACGGCGCCGACGTCGTCGTGCACTCGGCGACGAAGTACCTGGGCGGGCACGGCACCGTGATCGCCGGGGTGATCGTCGACGGCGGCCGGTTCGACTGGCGCAGCGGCCGGTTCAGCGGCTTCACCGAGCCGGACCCGACCTACCACGGCGTGGTCTACGCCGACCTGGGCGCGCCCGCGTTCGCCCTCAAGGCCCGGGTCCAGCTGCTCCGCGACCTCGGCCCGGCGCTCTCGCCGTTCAACGCGTTCCTCATCGTGCAGGGCATCGAGACGCTGTCGCTGCGCATGGAGCGGCACGTCGCCAACGCCCAGCGGGTCGCGGAGTTCCTCGAGGCGCACGACGAGGTCGACCGGGTGAACTACCCGGGCCTGCCCTCCTCGCCGTGGCACGCCGCGCAGCAGAAGTACGCGCCCCGGGGCACCGGCGCCGTGCTGACCTTCGACCTGCACGGCGGGGTCGAGGCCGGCAAGCGGTTCGTGGAGGCCCTGGAGCTGCACAGCCACGTGGCCAACATCGGCGACGTCCGCAGCCTGGTCATCCACCCGGCGTCGACGACGCACTCGCAGCTGACCCCCGACGAGCAGCTGACCACCGGCGTCACCCCCGGGCTGGTCCGCCTCGCGGTGGGCCTGGAAGGCATCGACGACATCCTCGCCGACCTGGAGGCCGGCTTCCGCGCCGCGAAGGGCGCCTGA
- a CDS encoding homoserine O-acetyltransferase, with translation MGGVRVAAWAPPRPGGWREGDPVGDRRFLDLPGPVDLARGGSLPAVRVAYETWGALAPGGGNAVLVEHALTGDSHVAGPAGPGHPTPGWWEGLVGPGAPLDTDRLFVVCANVLGGCQGTTGPSSAAPDGGPWGSRFPAVTVADQVRVEAALADALGIDRWAGVIGGSMGGMRALEWAVALPDRVDALFFLAAGAAATADQLGTQTTQQAAIRADPAWAGGDYLPGPGPVAGVGVARRIAHLTYRSALELEERFGTAVQDDGRYAVASYLDHHADKLAGRFDAGSYVVLTEAMNSWDVGRDRGGVAAALSRVTARSVVAGIDTDRLYPPALQQQVADALGVPLRLVTSPYGHDGFLIEVDAVGALVRELLGT, from the coding sequence GTGGGCGGGGTCCGGGTCGCCGCCTGGGCCCCGCCACGCCCCGGCGGCTGGCGCGAGGGCGACCCGGTCGGCGACCGGCGCTTCCTCGACCTGCCCGGGCCGGTCGACCTCGCGCGCGGCGGCTCGCTGCCGGCGGTGCGGGTGGCCTACGAGACGTGGGGCGCGCTCGCGCCGGGCGGCGGCAACGCCGTGCTGGTCGAGCACGCGCTGACCGGCGACAGCCACGTCGCCGGTCCCGCCGGGCCCGGGCACCCCACCCCGGGCTGGTGGGAGGGGCTGGTGGGCCCCGGCGCGCCGCTGGACACCGATCGGCTGTTCGTCGTCTGCGCCAACGTGCTCGGCGGCTGCCAGGGGACGACCGGCCCGTCGTCCGCGGCGCCGGACGGCGGGCCGTGGGGGTCGCGGTTCCCCGCCGTGACCGTGGCCGACCAGGTCCGCGTCGAGGCGGCGCTGGCCGACGCGCTGGGCATCGACCGCTGGGCCGGGGTGATCGGCGGCTCGATGGGCGGCATGCGCGCGCTGGAGTGGGCGGTGGCGCTGCCCGACCGGGTGGACGCGCTGTTCTTCCTGGCCGCGGGGGCCGCCGCGACCGCCGACCAGCTGGGCACCCAGACCACCCAGCAGGCCGCCATCCGCGCCGACCCCGCGTGGGCCGGCGGGGACTACCTGCCCGGCCCTGGTCCGGTCGCCGGCGTCGGCGTCGCGCGGCGGATCGCGCACCTGACCTACCGCAGCGCGCTCGAGCTCGAGGAGCGGTTCGGCACCGCGGTGCAGGACGACGGCCGGTACGCGGTCGCCTCCTACCTGGACCACCACGCGGACAAGCTGGCCGGCCGGTTCGACGCCGGCAGTTACGTGGTGCTCACCGAGGCGATGAACTCCTGGGACGTCGGCCGCGACCGCGGGGGCGTCGCGGCGGCGCTGTCCCGGGTCACCGCCCGGTCGGTCGTGGCCGGCATCGACACCGACCGGCTCTACCCGCCGGCCCTGCAGCAGCAGGTCGCCGACGCCCTGGGTGTCCCACTGCGGCTGGTCACCTCGCCGTACGGGCACGACGGCTTCCTCATCGAGGTCGACGCCGTGGGCGCGCTGGTCCGCGAGCTGCTCGGCACCTGA
- a CDS encoding gamma carbonic anhydrase family protein translates to MAENTAENFIAELPFGSPQIDDEAFVAPTAVVVGAVTMGPRSSIWYGAVARADTEVIEIGADSNIQDGSTLHSDPGFPLVVGRGVTVGHRVVLHGARVDDDVLVGMGSVVMNGAHIGSGSIVAAGAVVTQGTQVPPGSLVAGVPAKVIRQASDTDGEHIRGNAASYTGRLADARRVRPLG, encoded by the coding sequence GTGGCCGAGAACACCGCCGAGAACTTCATCGCCGAGTTGCCGTTCGGGTCCCCGCAGATCGACGACGAGGCGTTCGTCGCGCCCACCGCCGTCGTGGTCGGGGCCGTGACCATGGGCCCCCGGTCCAGCATCTGGTACGGGGCGGTGGCGCGGGCCGACACCGAGGTCATCGAGATCGGCGCGGACTCCAACATCCAGGACGGCAGCACCCTGCACTCCGACCCCGGTTTCCCGCTGGTGGTCGGCCGCGGGGTCACCGTCGGCCACCGGGTCGTCCTGCACGGCGCCCGCGTGGACGACGACGTGCTGGTCGGCATGGGCAGCGTCGTGATGAACGGCGCGCACATCGGCTCCGGGTCGATCGTCGCCGCCGGTGCCGTGGTCACCCAGGGCACCCAGGTGCCGCCGGGCTCGCTGGTCGCCGGGGTGCCGGCCAAGGTCATCCGGCAGGCGTCCGACACCGACGGCGAGCACATCCGCGGCAACGCGGCCAGCTACACCGGCCGGCTGGCCGACGCCCGCCGGGTGCGCCCGCTCGGCTGA
- a CDS encoding YdeI/OmpD-associated family protein produces the protein MGVPTDLPVRAFPSQAALEEWLAAEHATAPGLYVQIAKKGSGVPSVTYPELVESVLCFGWIDGRSNSLDDTSYLVRITPRRPRSVWSQKNVATVAELTAAGRMRPAGLAAVEAARADGRWDRAYAGPATAAVPDDLAAALAAEPAAQEAFAGLDAQNRYAVLFRVQTAATEQTRARRIAALVTMLAEGRRPYG, from the coding sequence GTGGGCGTGCCGACCGACCTGCCGGTGCGGGCCTTCCCCAGTCAGGCGGCGCTGGAGGAGTGGCTGGCGGCCGAGCACGCAACCGCGCCCGGGCTGTACGTGCAGATCGCCAAGAAGGGGTCCGGCGTCCCGTCGGTGACGTATCCCGAGCTGGTCGAGTCGGTGCTCTGCTTCGGCTGGATCGACGGCCGGTCCAACAGCCTGGACGACACGTCCTACCTGGTGCGGATCACCCCGCGGCGGCCGCGCAGCGTCTGGTCGCAGAAGAACGTGGCCACGGTCGCGGAGCTCACCGCGGCCGGGCGGATGCGCCCGGCCGGGCTGGCGGCGGTCGAGGCGGCCCGGGCCGACGGCCGCTGGGACCGGGCCTACGCCGGACCGGCGACGGCCGCCGTGCCCGACGACCTCGCCGCCGCGCTGGCCGCCGAGCCGGCGGCGCAGGAGGCCTTCGCCGGCCTGGACGCCCAGAACCGCTACGCGGTCCTCTTCCGGGTGCAGACCGCCGCCACCGAGCAGACCCGCGCCCGGCGGATCGCCGCGCTCGTGACGATGCTCGCCGAGGGTCGCCGTCCGTACGGGTGA